The following are from one region of the Chionomys nivalis chromosome 16, mChiNiv1.1, whole genome shotgun sequence genome:
- the Crh gene encoding corticoliberin, translated as MRLRLLVSVGILLMALSPSPPCRALLSRGPVPGTPRSPQPLNFLQPEQPQQPQPVLIRMGEEYFLRLGNLNRSPVARLSPDSSPLSAGRGSRPSHNQAAANFFRVLLQQLQTPQRSLDSRAGPAEHGAEDTLGGHQGALERERRSEEPPISLDLTFHLLREVLEMARAEQLAQQAHSNRKLMEIIGK; from the coding sequence ATGCGGCTGCGGCTGCTGGTGTCCGTAGGCATCCTGCTGATGGCTCTGTCGCCCAGCCCTCCATGCAGGGCTCTGCTGAGCAGGGGACCTGTCCCCGGCACCCCGCGGTCCCCGCAGCCCCTGAATTTCCTGCAGccagagcagccccagcagcctcAGCCCGTTCTGATCCGCATGGGAGAAGAATACTTCCTCCGCCTGGGGAACCTCAACAGAAGCCCCGTTGCTCGGCTGTCGCCCGACTCCTCGCCCCTCTCCGCGGGTCGCGGCAGCCGCCCCTCGCACAACCAGGCAGCGGCTAACTTTTTCCGCGTGTTGCTGCAGCAGCTGCAGACGCCTCAGCGCTCGCTCGACAGCCGCGCAGGGCCGGCGGAGCACGGCGCAGAGGATACCCTCGGTGGACACCAGGGGGcgctggagagggagaggaggtcCGAGGAGCCGCCCATCTCTCTGGATCTCACCTTCCATCTCCTGCGCGAAGTCTTGGAAATGGCCAGGGCAGAGCAGTTAGCGCAACAAGCTCATAGCAACAGGAAACTGATGGAGATCATTGGGAAATGA